A stretch of DNA from Tigriopus californicus strain San Diego chromosome 11, Tcal_SD_v2.1, whole genome shotgun sequence:
CAAGGATGGGAGGGTTTGAGCCTCGCCCTGTTAGCGAagcctctctcatgctagaaTATTGAACTAACCCCTGAGCCACATCTCCTCGCCATGGTTAAGCCCCAacaccggggtttgaacccatgaTACCCATTAGGAAGAAATTTGCCTTGGTCTCGCTGTCTCTTAAACCGCTACCTTTCACAAGATCCTTTGACTAAATTGCTTAAATCTATCTTGAGCAAACATACGACCTAttatcaaaataatgaaagtagGGCTTGTTTTAATGCTATTGACTAAAGCACCTCTTGGTATCTCTTAATGTTTCTGAAAAATCATCTGCCTCTGCGCTTTCTCtcatattcaaagaaaaacaatagATTCGGAATAAGATAACATTTTAATTAAACAACTATAGAAGGAagcatttgcatttgtttcaCTAGCATGTGGGTTTAATGCTAGATTTTGCTGGAAACAGAATCGAAAAAAGACCATTTTGCATGGCTCAAGGTCGAACTTTCGAACTTCAAATCGTATTCTCGCTCCTGAAGCTGAACCATTTTTGCAAACACCACCGTCGCACTTGGAGATCCTCATCGCTCCGAAAACTTCCATTCAATTTTATCGTATCACATTTCACATTTCCAGGTCATTTGACATCGAAGATAATAGAGGCTGCGGTGTTGGTCGCGACATCGGCGGTGGTTATGGTGGTCCATCTACGTAGTGAAGCTCTCCTTGTTCACTCCATGGGACTTGTTAGCTTTCAACCACTGCTAGAGAAGGCGCTTGTGTGGGATTAGGCCTTACTTTGGTTGTTCCTCGTTTTATTGTGGTTGCCTTTTCCAAGTGTTCCACTGACAGGTACGAGCTGAGATCTGTAGAATGGATCATGTGGTTCCGATGGTGAAGTAGTTTGGTAATAAAAGGACTGTCCATTGCAGCCGACGAAAAAGCAGATACAGCCACCCGACCATCATAGAGGGAGTGCACCGATTTTCGATGAGACGAAACCACCATTATCTTTTGAACAGTATATAGCATGGCCGAACCAATGCACAGGACTACCACCATGATAGCAAGTCCGATGAATATATTGAACAAAAGCCCGTCGGTGATGTCACCAGGACGGTCGTTGGGCAATATGTCCTCATCAATTTGCCCACCATGTCCACAGTAGTCCTCAAGCTCCACAGAGTCCGTGTCGCTCTCTTCGCCATCACTTGTTCCATCAACATTGGCACCTTGCGAGACCAGAGTCACGTAGGTTGACCGCTTATGAAAGCCTCCGGAGCCACGCACAATATCACTTTTCCGCCGTTTGGGATCCGTTTTTCGCTTAGACGAAGAACCACCTTGAGAAGTGAATGAGGTCTCATTGATAATGGCTGGGGGAAGCACCAATTTGGAAAACACGTTCTTCTTCGAGGTATGTTTCGAGCGTGTCTGACTTTTGTTCAAGTCCAACGATGTCGGTCTGTTGGGCGAGGTGAATGGAAATGGCCCATTGACACCGGCGGAGCTTGCATGTGTAGGAGGGGATGGTGTTGTTTGTGGGCATGGGTTGTCCTTCGGGATCAATGTGCCTGGAAGGAGGTACGAGACGATATGAGCACTAGATTTACACTTGTAATAATACTCCGAAACTATTTTGCTTAACTTCATCAAAAGAAggagctttgaaaaaaaagggattgaaaattcaaggaaaaaatggaacgcgcctttcgtttctttttgtcacgggttgaaaagaaggaaagagacgattttttatttgacacTGACTCGCTGTAAAGCTCCATCTTCAATGTCTAACTTTTAGTCAGGAAAAATTGGGCTTACTCACATCCAACTTTGTTGTTCTTTCCCAATTCCACTTGAGAATCTTTAATGACCATGACGTCCTATGATGTGATGAATCGACAGCACTTAACGATATTGGATTGGTGTCAATATTTCCAAGGACTTGGACAGAGCACTAATCACAAAGACCCAAATTGTTAATGGCTCTGATTACGTAAATCAACTAAGGTCTCTTGCTTACCGTTGCGAGTATGTTGAGCACTTTGGAACTCCTCTTAGGGCGCAAATGGAACAGATTTTGAGCGCCACAAGAACTTCCCGCGGAAGCGTCTGCCGTGAATCCAAGGGAAGAGAACACAAGACGAGCGAAAGAGATGAGTGAATGGATCCGGCTTCTCCTCTGATGAAAGCCTAGAGAACTCGAAAACGTTGCCAATGGCCGCCGACGCCACCGCCGCCACCGCCGACGCTTCTGTAGTTGTTGAAAGTTCGAAAAAGAGAGTCGCTCAGGTACatgcatttccaattttgGTGCAAGGGCCTTCCTCACTTGCCATGGTGTGAATCAATTAGCAAGTCAAATGCATCAGGACCTCGACGCTTCAGGCAAGAGTTTTATCCAAAACGAGGAAGATTGCAGTTTTGAATGGATATTTTGGTTGATATATATTTACTTCAAGGCGCGGTTTTCTATGATATTACAAAAGAATCACAGATGAATCATGGTGTATAAGATATGATTTTAGTTGATATTTATAAATTATGTTTTCACATTATTGGAAAAGCAAATTTAATTGGCAGAGTCACAATCTAATCCCACTTGGCAGCACCCATCGACGTCCATCACTTTTTTGCACACGCCCCCTTCACGGGGAGGCAAAAAGCCCATCAGGTTGCAAATCTTATTGGCACAACGGAGGTTTACGGTTTTCGGCCGTTCGAAAACAGGGGCCTTATTTGGAACACATTGAAGACCAACGGAGCAGCATCCATCAGGGCTCAAAATCACCTCGCATCGGCTATCAGGGGGTGGCTCGATATCGATTGATTCACAATCGGACAAGGCACACTGTCGGATTACCGGGGGCTCCTCAGGCACGCAATCCAGTCCGATTTGACAACAGCcttcatcgtcaaattttggtgTGCAAATCATATCAGGTTTAGGAAGGAACCCTCGAAGGGTGCAACGCTTTCCTTTGCATCGTTCTCGGCGGGCCAGTTCTTTATTGAGCATGTCAGGATCTTGATCAGGAATGCACTCCAATCCAGTTTGACAACAGCCGTCCTCATCATATTGAGGGGTGCAAGTGTGCCCTGGATTGGGCCTAAATCCAGTCAAGGGACAACGACGGCTTCGGCATCGTTCTCGTCGAGAAATATCGAGAACATCAATGCGGTCAATCGAGGGCGCATCCTCAGGAATGCAATTCAAACCAATCTGGCAGCAACCATCCTCGTCCATTTCAGGGGTGCATGTGTGGCCGGGCTTTGGGAGATATCCTCTGAGGTTACACATTCTGCCCTTACAACGTTCTTGACGTGTAAGATCGATGTTGTCAATGGAAGGCGCAATTTTGGGTACGCAATTCAAGCCAATTTGACAGCAACCATCGGCGTCAAATTCCGGTATACACACCATGCCTGGTTTTGGCAAAAAGCCCCTCAAGGTGCATGGCTTATTAATGCACCGCTCTTACCGAGACGTGCCGTCCAAGTTGACAATTGTTAGATCATCATTGTCGATCGGTTTGTTGTCATCAGAACAGTCGTAGCCAATATGGCAACAGCCGGAGGGGTCGAACTTTTCGGTGCAATGTGCACCTGCTGGTTTCAACAGACCGAGGGCAGGGCAAGGCTTAAGGTCACAGACTCCATCTGGATTAACAGTGGGGGGATTCCGAGAAACACATTGCAATCCAACCTGACAGCAACCATCTTCATCTCGCACAGGCTTGCAAAATAGCTCCTCAGGCTCCACAAAGGCAATGATGGGAcatttcttttcaacacaAGTCAACTCTGGCGGCGTGGAGCAGGTGCAAATCTGACATTTCTTGTCAGCGAATCTGATTTCATCGCCCAAATTGTAGGTCTCATTATTGGATTGACACGTGGGATCGGGCATTGGGAACACGATTGCTCGTGAGGAGTGATCCCCTGAGAACAGGCCTCTCGCCGAGAAGTCATCGGAGACATCTTCGGTCCCTTTGAGGCATTGTTCTTGACATTCTTGCTTGGAGGAAAATCTATTTTGATTCCCACCACAACCTCCCCAGAAAAACTCTTCACAACGGGAGCGTTGgttattgaagaaaaatcgacGCTTCAAAGCTCGACAAGTTCCAACATCCATTGGTTGATTGCATATGGAGTTGATTCCATTGCGGCCAGTGGCTTCCACCGATGGTGAGGCAGTTCCATCAATCAtatgtttttgacatttgcTTTCACAATCTTCCTTCGTTACAAAGTTGTTCGCGTTTCCTTGGCAACCTTAAACGAGAGAGCATACTTTGAAGTTCATATGAAACCTTAACAAGGAGATCGAGCATTTGAATCGCCATCGTAACCATGATTGCTACACCAATCATTTTATCTTCTATTTACCCTTGAAAGACAATGACAGCTAACATCTCAAAGACAACAATCATTACCTCCAAAAGAGAACTTGGTGCATTCCTTGGTTTCCCTATCGAAGTTGTAGCGAGGAATGGCGGCTCGACACAGACCAATCTTGCGATCCAACAGACAGGGATCAGCCGCAGACAATTGGGTTTCAATTTGGTTGGCCCTCATGAACATCTCATCCTTTGGATCTTGTATGTCAGGCAGAGGCAAAGTATTGCCGCTCTAAGAAATGAGGAgttgttcaaaacaaaaatcatttttaaagcAACTTCCAACTTTCCACTCTCGAGAGTACTCACCAATGCTTCTGCGGTCGCTGAAGAGGAAATGCTTCTGCCCTCCCCAGACGACGAATTGGAGTCATCAAGCTCGTTAGAGTTTAAAAGGCAAGAAGTAAAACACTCCTCTCGGGTCTGGAAGTTGTTGGCATTTCCCAGGGCTCCAAAATAGATGAATTGCTCGCATTTATTCACGTCAGCGTTGAAAAACCATCGTTTCTTGGAGGCACGACCTTCTCCTTCATCTTTGGGTAGATTGCATTTCTCTTTGATCGCTTTTTGAGCCACAATGTCCACGTGGCAGGTATTGGAACATTCTTGGAACGTCTTGAAGCGGTTATCATTACCCTTGCAGCCTCCATAGAAGaaaatttgacatgtttttgagtcCTTGTCAAAAAAGAAGACTGGGCGTTTAGCCTTGCAAGGTCCACGTTCTTGAACCTGTTCACAAGGATTCGTTTCAGTCCCTGACGGTTTCGATTCCAAGGCTGAAGGCAGATTGTCTGTTGTGACGCAAGTTTGAATGCATGTCCTCATGTccttgaaattgttttcattgcctTGACAGCCAGTATAATCAAACTGCTGACAAATACCGGTTGTGCTGTTGTAATGGAATCGTTTCATCCGGCTTTTGCAACTCCCTTCCACGAGTGGCAACATACAAATTGGACTTTTGGCCGTTACTTCTGGTCCTGAAGTaacattttcttcttcctccatttcaccttcttcctcatcattGTCTTGGAATGATTGCGACTGGCGAGTAAGCTCCACAGAATCTGAATGTCTAGGGCAAATCCAATCAATGGGACAACAGACTCCAATCTGGAATACTGGTCGGCAGCCTTGGAGCAACTTTTCGCTATTGTATGCAGAGAAGCAGTCTGTACGGTGGCAAAACTCATCGGATCCAATGTTGTCTTCAGTGAACCCGTCTTTACAGAGGCATTTCATACACGGATCGCTAGGAATCTCCATCAGTTGCCCATGACCATATGTCTTGTTGCCCACGTGACATTGGGGTAAATTGTCCAACTCCTCGTCGCAAACCAGGCCTTTGGAACAGCATTGGTTTTGGTTGTCGTAAATGGGTCGGCACTTGACTGCGTCGGGAGGTGGTTGACTAAACATGCAATCCACAGCAGCGCAGATCGGCGAAGCCCACCTCTTATCTAATCCACTGGTTGCACAAAAGCATCCCATGGTGCATCCATCGTCTAACTCTGGCATGGCCTCATCTTGTTTGAAGAACTTGCCCATTGGAAACTTGGAATTGGCCACGAAGCATTCGTCCTTTCTCATTATTCTCTCATCCCAGATTGTGCAATCCCAAGATGAAGGACAGCATTCGCCCGAGTTGAGAATGGGTTGGCAGCCTTTGGCTCGATAGAAATCTGCCATTTGCTGATCGCAATCGATCATGGAACAAACAGGATTTGTTTCAGGATCTGAACCGCCGCAAGTGTTTACACAATCTTGAACAGTAGAAAATCGATTGCCGTTGCCTCCACAACCTAAACATGGGCATGAAAAAGAAGGTATGAGGCAACGATAAGAATCAAATATCAAACATGTCCCTAGAACATTCGGAAGAAACTGGTTCTGATTCAAAGTTGAAATACTTGCCTCCATATAGAAACATTTCGCATGCATGCAAATTTGGATGGCGTCACGGGGGGTAGGTTGCAAATATCGTCAGGGTTAGAACCCGGGAAGATCACCGATCCTGTCTCGACCTCGGGTTTGGCTCTTCCCCGGAACATGCTCCTTACTTGAGAGCGACCTCGAGATGGCACATCGCCGTACAGACATGAAGACATGCATTCTATAATTGTCCGGTACAGATTCTGAGTTCTACCGCATCCACCATAGCCATACTTCTCACATCGCAATGTCTTGACATTGAACGTATACATGGGAAAGTAAGCCATGCAAGTGAACTTCTGGTCGGCATCGATCGGCCCCAAAAGACAATGGCTGCTCTTGAGATGTGTCAGGGGAACGCGCTTATCCTCGTCCATGAGATGTTGGCAGGTGTCGTGACATTCTTGGAGAGAGCGAAATCGATTTTCATTCCCACCACAACCCGAGTAGAAGAAGCTCTCACATCGCTTCGTTTCACtattgaaatagaaatatccTGGTTTCATGGCCCGACATCGTCCGGCATCTTTGGGCAGAGAGCATTGGTCGTCGTCTTCAGCACGAGCCCAACCACTCAAAAGGAGAATGGTCCACAACACGCTCAATCCACTTCGGGCTAGACCCGGTTTCTTGGTCCAATTCATGATTCTCTGATACTATTCTGTCTGTTCACTGTGACAACTTAATTCATACTGAATTCAATTCCACAATCCGGGAACTTATATGTCTGAGAGCTCACGATTTGAGGGAATTTCCAGTTTTCCTTCTCCGTCTTAGTTTTTCAAATGGCTCTAGTTCGAATGTAAGTGTACGTACCCCGtctctcgctcgctcgttCGCCTGTTCGATCGTTTTGTACCCACTCGTCAGAACTAAATAACTAACACTCTGGTCGATCCGTCGGCTTTTACAACCTTGTCATGCACATCCCTTCGTCGGTGAGAACGAGCCTATAAAGCACTTCAAGGATGAGTTTCAGTCCAAAGCCCTGTTTTAGTACGGTATTCATGTCTGTTCAAGCGGATGAGGGCGCAGGGAAATTCGACAGATTCCAAGAATTGGGGAGACCCAACAGAACAGAAGTCAAAAATATTCACGATGTTTTGGAACGTACGTGGTGGAATTGGAGGGGGAATTCCAGGTTGTATCTGAATAAGTTGGGAACGCAATAATATGAGGATGTGACTTGCAATATTTGTTTGCCGACTTCAAATGGTTATTTACCAGTCCCGAGTAGGAGCCTCAACGCACATTGATTGCTCGCTCGTTGTGGTTCAATACAGGTATGAGAGGATACAGTTTGATATGATGTCATCCGACTTGCTTAGCCAATTggcaaatttgttgaaaagaaGTGAATCTAGTGATGGCTGGGGAACTAGAATCTACTAATAAAGAGGTTGTGATCGACGACAACGAGATGCAAACAACTCATCAACGTTTGGATTGAGctagatcttttttttacctcgAATCATCGATGTGATTCCGTGCAGAGTTGAAACAGCTTGGAGTCGAAACCTGGTTATTTTCTttacaaacaaaataaataCTATCCCCGTCTtagccattcattcaatgcTAGGATTTGAGCCGCTCCTCAATAATTGGATGGATTACAGTTCCCAGTTCCTGTTCCTCGGACCAAAGGGAGTGATTCATTACACAACCATTCCAATGTCatgacatttaggcaagctctagtaccagcaaacaaacttgcctgcctATGTCAGTGATCCAGCATTGGCgttttcaaactggttttaacgaagctgaccgttcctcatagagcaatgtgaaagaaaggtCAACTACTCTAAAACTTGTTTGAGGcccaaaacttgcatcactcaccagcaaacaaacgaacctgccagagcttgcctaaacgtccccatactcGTTACACTTACTTTTCTTGCTCATCATGCCATACTGCAAATATAACGAGATTTAAAGCCACGAATACCTTCACTGTCCCTAAAGCAGgcaaagtttttgaacctgATCTTCGCAATTCAGAATACATTGTAACAAGCTACCATTGTCATTGTTTGTCATTCTAATGTTTCAGCATTCGCCAATTTCCGGGAAGATTCACGCTTCAGGTTTCCTTCAGTTGCTATGAGAAAAACTAAGGAATAAAGGCCGTTTTgggggttgaaaaaaaagaacgagtaACGCGTACTTTTGTGCTAGCTTTTTTatcgaaaaaggaacaaattaagTACTCTTATTTTGCGGCTTTCAATGTCGTTACTACTCCCCCTTACAATACCTTGATGCAATTATACACAAGGTGGTACAAATGCTCAACAATATGTGCCGGGTGTGCAATTAGTCCTTGGACAAATTTCACAAACCACTTCAACAAGGTCTGCTTGGAAATAAGATGACAATTAGACAACTTAGAGTAATTCATTTTctacccccccccccctattGGCAGCAATGAACACCTCCAACAGCTTCTAGAAGGACTTAAACGCCTTTATTATGGCCTTGCCGGACATGGCGGCCCTTCTCACATTCACGGCCGTGATGAGTGAGTCCACCTTTGGGTGGAAGACTCTGAAGGGTTTCTCCTCAATATGCgtccaaatgaagaaatccaatgGGTTCAGGTTCAGGCACAAGGGGGGCCAAAATTCCTTTGGCCAGAATCTATTGGAATTCCACTTCAACTCCAGATACATCTGTACTTCAGAGTGACGTCAGTAGTGTGACAGGAGCACCTGCTGCCACACCCAGTTCCCGGCGCTGAAGTGACTGTTAAGGGCTGGGATGACCTTTGCACCAAGAATCAGGCTATACCGGGTGCCATCCCGGTTGCCCTTGATCCACATCAATGGAAGACAAAATCTCTTGGGTTCTTGTTATTTGGGGCCCTCACTGAGGCTACCAGTGGCATTATACGTGGTCTTGACCCCGTAAAGTGTGATGCTGAAGTTGGTCGCGACGGTCCTGGCGTTGTCACCAGACTCGAcccacaaaatatttttttttgcggattttttccaccattattttcaaacacaaaaataGGAAACCAAGATCAGTtgtggaaacaaaaaaattagaTAAATATGCCAAGAAACCCCACCCagtattatttttcaaagataCTTCTTTATCACTGAGCCACAAGATTTAAACACGTGTCCGAGGACTTTTGCCACACACGGCATGTTTCAACTACGTTCTCGAAAATGTTGGCAGTGCTTTTTGATGTCAAGAAATCTCAAATTGAACGCTACGGTTTTAGGGCATGGGATGGAGGCAATATTATCATAGACTACTTGTGATTTCATCTGATATAACATGCGAAATTTAAAGTGAATGAAAGTTGGCTCTTCCAACGTGATTCCAGTACAGTTTTAAGCGAAAATTTATGTTCTTTGTTGAGAAGAGTTATCTATGCTTTCCTAATAACGAAACGCATTATTCAAAGTCCTAAAGCTAACTAGACATACATCTAACCGCATTATATTGGTACCTTGTACGTACACTTCAT
This window harbors:
- the LOC131890873 gene encoding uncharacterized protein LOC131890873 isoform X2 yields the protein MVIKDSQVELGKNNKVGCTLIPKDNPCPQTTPSPPTHASSAGVNGPFPFTSPNRPTSLDLNKSQTRSKHTSKKNVFSKLVLPPAIINETSFTSQGGSSSKRKTDPKRRKSDIVRGSGGFHKRSTYVTLVSQGANVDGTSDGEESDTDSVELEDYCGHGGQIDEDILPNDRPGDITDGLLFNIFIGLAIMVVVLCIGSAMLYTVQKIMVVSSHRKSVHSLYDGRVAVSAFSSAAMDSPFITKLLHHRNHMIHSTDLSSYLSVEHLEKATTIKRGTTKVRPNPTQAPSLAVVES
- the LOC131890873 gene encoding uncharacterized protein LOC131890873 isoform X1, with translation MHVPERLSFSNFQQLQKRRRWRRWRRRPLATFSSSLGFHQRRSRIHSLISFARLVFSSLGFTADASAGSSCGAQNLFHLRPKRSSKVLNILATDVMVIKDSQVELGKNNKVGCTLIPKDNPCPQTTPSPPTHASSAGVNGPFPFTSPNRPTSLDLNKSQTRSKHTSKKNVFSKLVLPPAIINETSFTSQGGSSSKRKTDPKRRKSDIVRGSGGFHKRSTYVTLVSQGANVDGTSDGEESDTDSVELEDYCGHGGQIDEDILPNDRPGDITDGLLFNIFIGLAIMVVVLCIGSAMLYTVQKIMVVSSHRKSVHSLYDGRVAVSAFSSAAMDSPFITKLLHHRNHMIHSTDLSSYLSVEHLEKATTIKRGTTKVRPNPTQAPSLAVVES
- the LOC131890877 gene encoding LOW QUALITY PROTEIN: papilin-like (The sequence of the model RefSeq protein was modified relative to this genomic sequence to represent the inferred CDS: deleted 1 base in 1 codon), which translates into the protein MNWTKKPGLARSGLSVLWTILLLSGWARAEDDDQCSLPKDAGRCRAMKPGYFYFNSETKRCESFFYSGCGGNENRFRSLQECHDTCQHLMDEDKRVPLTHLKSSHCLLGPIDADQKFTCMAYFPMYTFNVKTLRCEKYGYGGCGRTQNLYRTIIECMSSCLYGDVPSRGRSQVRSMFRGRAKPEVETGSVIFPGSNPDDICNLPPVTPSKFACCEMFLYGGCGGNGNRFSTVQDCVNTCGGSDPETNPVCSMIDCDQQMADFYRAKGCQPILNSGECCPSSWDCTIWDERIMRKDECFVANSKFPMGKFFKQDEAMPELDDGCTMGCFCATSGLDKRWASPICAAVDCMFSQPPPDAVKCRPIYDNQNQCCSKGLVCDEELDNLPQCHVGNKTYGHGQLMEIPSDPCMKCLCKDGFTEDNIGSDEFCHRTDCFSAYNSEKLLQGCRPVFQIGVCCPIDWICPRHSDSVELTRQSQSFQDNDEEEGEMEEEENVTSGPEVTAKSPICMLPLVEGSCKSRMKRFHYNSTTGICQQFDYTGCQGNENNFKDMRTCIQTCVTTDNLPSALESKPSGTETNPCEQVQERGPCKAKRPVFFFDKDSKTCQIFFYGGCKGNDNRFKTFQECSNTCHVDIVAQKAIKEKCNLPKDEGEGRASKKRWFFNADVNKCEQFIYFGALGNANNFQTREECFTSCLLNSNELDDSNSSSGEGRSISSSATAEALSGNTLPLPDIQDPKDEMFMRANQIETQLSAADPCLLDRKIGLCRAAIPRYNFDRETKECTKFSFGGCQGNANNFVTKEDCESKCQKHMIDGTASPSVEATGRNGINSICNQPMDVGTCRALKRRFFFNNQRSRCEEFFWGGCGGNQNRFSSKQECQEQCLKGTEDVSDDFSARGLFSGDHSSRAIVFPMPDPTCQSNNETYNLGDEIRFADKKCQICTCSTPPELTCVEKKCPIIAFVEPEELFCKPVRDEDGCCQVGLQCVSRNPPTVNPDGVCDLKPCPALGLLKPAGAHCTEKFDPSGCCHIGYDCSDDNKPIDNDDLTIVNLDGTSR